The proteins below come from a single Drosophila teissieri strain GT53w chromosome 3L, Prin_Dtei_1.1, whole genome shotgun sequence genomic window:
- the LOC122616639 gene encoding tumor susceptibility gene 101 protein, protein MPAVEESQIIKYLSKYKYVGATKKDVVDVVTSYRSLTYDLQRFVFNDGSSKELFTIQGTIPVVYKNNTYYIPICIWLMDTHPQNAPMCFVKPTPTMQIKVSMYVDHNGKVYLPYLHDWQPNSSDLLSLIQVMIVTFGEHPPVYSKPKEQIAAPYPTNSYMPGGPGGSNSFLPYPTAGGAGGGNFPPYPTGSNFGPYPPTPAGPAGGSGYPPYMNFPQPTAGGYPPAAGYNPSNPSSTGTITEEHIKASLISAVEDKLRRRIQEKVNQYHAEIETLNRTKQELVEGSSKIDAIISRLEREQVDLQKNISVLKDKEQELEKSLETLESAEAINPDEAVTTTAPLYRQLLNAYADEAATEDAIYYLGEGLRGGVIDLETFLKHVRQLSRKQFILRATMQKCRQKAGLAG, encoded by the exons ATGCCCGCGGTTGAGGAGTcacaaataataaagtatCTATCGAAG tataagTACGTGGGTGCCACCAAGAAGGACGTGGTGGACGTGGTCACATCGTACCGCAGCTTGACCTACGACCTGCAGAGGTTCG tgTTTAACGATGGCAGCTCAAAGGAATTGTTCACCATACAGGGCACTATTCCCGTGGTCTACAAAA ATAACACGTACTACATTCCTATTTGTATATGGTTGATGGACACTCATCCGCAGAATGCACCCATGTGTTTTGTCAAACCCACTCCCACCATGCAGATAAAGGTCTCTATGTATGTGGATCACAATGGAAAGGTCTATTTACCCTACCTGCACGACTGGCAGCCGAACTCCTCCGACCTTCTCTCGCTCATCCAGGTGATGATCGTCACCTTCGGAGAACATCCGCCGGTGTACTCAAAGCCTAAGGAACAAATCGCAGCACCATATCCCACGAACT CTTATATGCCTGGCGGACCTGGTGGCAGCAACTCGTTTCTGCCTTATCCTACAGCTGGCGGAGCTGGTGGCGGCAACTTTCCACCGTATCCCACAGGATCCAACTTCGGACCGTATCCCCCGACACCCGCTGGTCCAGCTGGCGGATCCGGCTATCCGCCATACATGAATTTCCCGCAACCAACAGCGGGTGGTTACCCACCAGCAGCGGGATAT AACCCCTCTAATCCCAGTTCCACGGGCACTATTACCGAGGAGCACATCAAAGCATCACTCATTAGCGCTGTCGAAGACAAGCTGCGCCGCCGAATCCAAGAGAAGGTTAATCAGTATCATGCGGAGATCGAAACTCTCAATCGCACCAAACAGGAGTTGGTCGAGGGCAGTTCCAAAATCGATGCCATTATATCGCGTCTCGAGCGCGAGCAGGTTGATTTGCAAAAGAACATAAGTGTACTAAAGGataaggagcaggagctggaaaaGAGCTTAGAAACTCTGGAAAGCGCCGAGGCCATTAACCCCGACGAAGCAGTGACCACCACAGCGCCTCTATACCGACA GCTACTCAATGCCTATGCCGACGAAGCGGCCACCGAGGATGCCATCTATTACCTGGGAGAGGGTCTCCGTGGAGGTGTCATCGACCTGGAGACCTTCCTCAAGCACGTACGCCAGCTCTCCCGGAAACAGTTCATCCTGCGGGCCACAATGCAGAAGTGCAGACAAAAGGCTGGTCTAGCCGGATAG
- the LOC122616640 gene encoding transmembrane protein 258 produces the protein MDVMQRYVSPVNPAVFPHLATVLLVIGTFFTAWFFIFVVSRKSSKESTLIKELLISLCASIFLGFGIVFLLLTVGIYV, from the coding sequence ATGGACGTGATGCAGCGCTACGTTTCGCCCGTGAACCCGGCCGTTTTCCCCCACCTTGCTACCGTTCTCTTGGTCATCGGAACCTTCTTCACCGCCTGGTTCTTCATCTTCGTGGTGTCCCGGAAAAGCTCGAAGGAGAGCACCTTAATAAAGGAACTGCTGATTAGCCTGTGTGCCTCCATTTTCCTGGGATTCGGTATCGTTTTCCTACTTCTAACCGTCGGTATTTACGTATGA